One Planctomycetia bacterium DNA window includes the following coding sequences:
- a CDS encoding di-heme oxidoredictase family protein — MVITELQLGGFNPQAFLSGLDRAPLNLASFSGLERNHSTILHRHGTPTGYDQWRRGWLSDLSTRPPRGTSLPRGAKLRFGERDGRQFFVSERSSPALFGAGQINRIPTEAIRALADAQANDDGGIAGQVSEIGGDVGRFGWRAQIASLADFVGSACANELGLEVSGHSQAEDPLATNPAPHGIDLEASDVAALTAFVAALPAPLAANTSGGPLKEGHDLFTQIGCATCHVETLADVSGLYSDLLLHEMGPQLADAPTQRGSPTLPSGFANMPSIPAGGFPLTA; from the coding sequence ATGGTGATCACCGAGTTACAGCTCGGAGGGTTCAATCCCCAAGCGTTTCTCAGCGGGCTCGACCGTGCTCCGCTGAATTTGGCCTCATTTTCTGGGCTGGAGAGGAATCATTCGACAATTCTGCATCGGCACGGAACGCCCACCGGCTACGACCAGTGGCGACGCGGATGGCTCAGTGATTTGAGCACGCGTCCGCCGCGGGGGACTTCTCTGCCGCGAGGAGCGAAACTGCGATTCGGCGAGCGCGATGGCCGTCAGTTCTTTGTGAGTGAGCGAAGCTCGCCGGCACTCTTCGGCGCAGGTCAAATCAATCGCATTCCCACTGAGGCCATTCGGGCCTTGGCCGACGCCCAAGCGAACGACGACGGCGGCATTGCCGGCCAAGTGTCCGAAATCGGAGGCGATGTCGGACGGTTTGGCTGGCGCGCTCAAATCGCTTCTCTAGCAGACTTCGTGGGGAGCGCTTGTGCGAACGAATTGGGGCTAGAGGTCAGCGGTCATTCGCAGGCGGAGGATCCTCTGGCGACCAACCCAGCGCCACATGGGATCGACCTGGAAGCCAGTGACGTCGCGGCACTGACCGCATTTGTGGCAGCGTTACCGGCCCCGCTCGCGGCAAATACCAGCGGCGGCCCACTCAAAGAAGGGCACGACCTTTTCACGCAGATCGGTTGTGCCACTTGTCATGTGGAAACGTTGGCGGATGTTTCAGGGTTGTACAGCGACCTCTTGCTACATGAGATGGGGCCGCAGCTTGCCGATGCACCGACGCAAAGGGGCTCGCCGACGCTGCCGAGCGGCTTTGCCAACATGCCAAGCATTCCCGCGGGCGGGTTTCCACTGACGGCGG